TATTGCTGAATCTAACAAGGTTATATTTGGCGTGAAAGTTGCTAGAGGATCCCCTTTTAGTTCTCACCTTCTTTTTGCAGATAATGTTCTCATCTTCACCGAGGCTGATATGTAAAATGTGATAGGTATTCTGGACATTATAAATAATTTCGGTATGTACTCTGGTCAacttttgaattttcaaaatacTTTTATTCATTTCAGTAAAACATTAGTCCTAGTGCTTGTGTTGATTTGGGTAAATCTCTTAATATGAATCCTGTGTCAGACTCATATACGTATTTAGGATCTCATATCCTTCTAGAGCACAATAAAAAAAGATCTTTTAGTTCTATTATGCAGTTTTTTGAAGCTAGATTGAATAACTGGAGTATCTCTTCTCTTAACCAAGCTGGAAGAACTACTATAGTTAAGTCTGTACTTTGCTATCTTCCATCTTATCAAATGATTTATTTTAAAATCCAAAGAACTTAATTTATGAATTAGACTCTCTCAGGATGCATTTTTGGTGGGGATATAAAGGTAACAAAGGTATTTGCTTTAAATCTTGGATGAGTTTGTTTCTTTCAAAATATTTAGGTGGTAATCCTTGAAGTCTTTAATGAAACTCTAATTACAAAACTTACTTGAAAACTTTGCAATGAGTCAGGTAGCCTTCTTAATGATGTTGTGAAAGCTAAATATTATAAGGATCTGATTTTATGCACATCGATAAActgaaaaatattttctcttgaaTTTGGAGGGGCATTTATGAAGGTCTCGAAAATATTAAAAAGTTTTCTTGCTGGGATGTTAGATGTGGAACTAAAACCAAGATATGGTTAGATAAGTGGTCATAGGCCTCCATCAACCTCCAGAACCTGCTACGAATCCAAATTTTTCGTCTGCATACTCttttgtttatgatttttttttgcatGGCACTAAAGATTGGAATGTTGGTCTTAATTATTTTATGCTCTCTCCAGCAACTGCAAATAAAATTCTTGGTATGAATGTTCATAGGATGGGAGTTGATACTTTAATTGGATGCCTGCTAAAAAGGGTTATATGTTGGTTAAAAGTGCTTACAATTCCCTTATTCTACTAAGAATCATAATCCAGGTTTTCAATCTCCAGTCTCTTCTAGTGTATGGAATGCCTTATGGAAAACTAAACTCCCTTAcaaaataaaaattttcatgtgGAAATGCCTAAGAGATATAGTTCCTAAAAGGGGTAAGTAAGGATATATGAGCCAGACATTGATCTTCAATGTAGTATTTGTACTGTTCCTTTAGAAATTATTGAGCATTTGTTAATCGAGTTTCCTTATGCTAAATCAGTTTGGATAGAAATCAGTGTTATGGTTTCTAATAAATTTAAGTATAATCTTTATATTCTTATGATAACCTCTTGGATGATATGGAAAGATCTTTGTTCGGCCGTTTTCCATATATAAAACCTTATAATACCAGTACTATTGATGTAATCTAAATGCTTACTGACCAATGATGTTCCTTTACTTTTCCATTATCTTCCCAGGATAATAGTATTTCAGATATGCAATGCAATCACTGAGATCCTCCTGAtaaggattagatgaaaataaatgttgatgtaaataaaaaaaaaaaagaaaagaatagaaCTAACTAATCGTGATTTTACTGGAAAATACTATGGACCGAGGACAGTACATCAATGAAACAGTTGGGATGTATGGCCCTACAACAAGCTATGTCATGGGCTATGACGATGGATTATGCAAAAGTAGTTTTGAATCAGATAATCAACTTCATATTAAATCGAACAATAAATCAATTGTTATTGTTCATTGGTGAAAACATGGTTTTATTTTAGACATTAAGTTTATGTTACATGATAAACATTTATGGTCTTGTGATTTTGTTCATCGTACTTAGAAATGGGTATCAGATCATTTAGCTAAGAAGGCAAAGTCTGAGAATTCTAGTTATGAGTTTTACAATGCTTTTCCTCGATACTTGGATAAACTCAAATAAACTTCATTTAGCTCTTTCCAAAAAATTCCTTTTAgaataaagaaaatgaaaaaaaattcttttaatatttttaggaaaaaaaataattacccacaaaaacacgaaaagaaaatggaaaaatgatATGTACGATGGATAATCCGATAAACGCCGTCAAAGCTATCATGTGGTTTCAGAAATTCCCTTAAAAATGTAAACATCCTAATCTCCATTATAAATATTTATTATGACATGAACTAAATAATTGTATTGGGACCGAAAAAATTACTTAATTTAGCAAAACTATTAATGTATAAAATTTGGCTTATACAAATTTAGTTGGAACCATGAAATTCTATTATTTTAACGAAATCATTAATTTAACGATGATTAATTTACGAAAGTTTTGGTGTACTCTGGTCAAGAAAACTCTTAActtaaaaaataaagaagacTCATAGGATGCTCTATTCCATTGCACGTCCTCGCCAGACCGAACTCTATTTTTTCTGTCAACAGTACACTCGTCACTCATACGAATTTTAGCTCGCACCGTACGCGCCCAAATGTCCTCAGTCTAATTTCTTTCCTCTtttcccaaaaaaaataaaataaaattcatttcactattttcctttttctctaacataatttttctagggtttttgttccCCTTTCCCCTCTCTCTCTCGCGGAAGTAGAAATCTGAAGCAGTAGTAGACGACGAAGAAGAAGAGTTAAGCAGTGTGAAATAGTTGTAAATAGTAGCACTAAAGGATGGCATCAACTTCTGGTACCAAAGAAGTTCATGATgaacctcctccttcttcttctggtactgcTGCTGTAAAGGATTTGATGGAACATGTCTTTACTTGGAGTATTGATGATATACTCAACGATGATCTCTACAAATACAAGGtaatctctctatctctctctttcTCACTCACTCACTTTATCATATTAGACTAGAAATTATAAGTTCACTGAAATTTACCCTAGATTTTTGTAATTTCTAGTCTTGATTCTTTGATTAGTTCATGTAGATGATGTCGATTATGCTTGATTTTTATGCTTAATTAGACAATTTTAGCCCCAAATTTTGAATTTCTTGACCTACACCGCTATCACTAGCCCTATCCTGCACTGCATCATGAACCTGCACTAATAATCACTATGGCTATTATCCAATTATGGAGGTTTTTACAGTGGGGATGGGTGTTCTGGTGGGGTTGGTGGTCAGCACATGCTTAAATAGTATGGAAGTTTTACAGTTGGGTCTGGGTAGACAACTGCTATGAACGCCCACTACCACCATGGTAGCCGTGGTGGTCTATCAAATGTTGTGGAAGTTTTACAGTATGAACGCCAGTTACTCAACTGTAAACCTTAGTGGCAATTACTGTAAGGATCTGCACGGGACTAAGTACTCGTGAGCATCACAATGAGATGACCAATGATAAATCAGTAAGCCGTTGAGGTTGATATGAATTCTCATTTTCTTTGACCTCAACTGATTAGGTCAATCCACTCTATTGGCCGTTATTACTTCCAATttaagatctatcttatgttaacATCTTTCAATGATACTTAATTTCTAACTTCTCACTGCTAAGGTGTGCTAGTCATACGtggattttgagtatgatttgttGAATTTTGTATGTCCTATTTGAACttagaaaatgtgtttgtttttgaAGGTGGAAATGATACCTAAGCGGTTTGAGTCGGTACAACATTATCTTGGTACTTATACTATACCGTTGCTGGAAGAAACTCGCATGGAGATAAGTTCACAAATGGAGTTTATGTCAGGTGTACCTCACGCTGAAGTAACATCAGTAGAGGAGTCGAAGCTGCATGAGGGGTCATTCTTGTATTGCATCAAGGTTCAGAACTGGAGAAACCGGCATGGTGGATATGGCAAAAAACCATACAATCCCAAACCTTCAGATCTGTTTATTTTGGGCAATACTGTACCTGAAGTTGCTTCAGACTTGCAGCGGTTTGGAAGCAGTTGGTCTTTGGCTTCAGTTGTAGAAGATGTGAAAGAGTCCGATTCTATTGGACACGAAGATACACTCATATGCTTTCAGGTTAAGACCTCAAAGCCCTTAACGATAGAGATGAAAGGGGGCAGGAGGAAATCACTTTTTGTGGTGTTTCTGGTAACTTGGCAACAAACACTAGAACATGGAAGGCGCTACATATGTTTCGAAACTTGAATGTTATCAAGGAAGTTCTGTGTGCCAATTCCATGGTAAGATATATCTACCACTTATTCAAGCCTTTAAACACTTCTCATAATGCGAACTGTAAATGATGCTATCTACGGGATTTGGCTTCACTTTATGGCCTCAGGCATTTCTTTCCCAATTTTGGAGTTGGTTTCTCTTTCTTTTACATTACATAGATATGAGAAACAAGATAGTAACATTTTTTTTATATCGGCTTTATGATGATGCAGGTAAAGGAAAATTGTTGTCTCTGTTCTGCACAAGTTGACATGATTTGGACCGGAAAAGTTGATTCACAACTGTTACTGGATCTTAATGAATCTCAAAGAGCAGCGGTATTGGGTACTATATCTGCAGTGCAATGTAAACACAGGTCTTCTGTGAAACTTGTTTGGGGTCCACCTGGGACAGGGAAAACCAAAACCATCAGTATATTGCTGTATAGCTTGCTAAGTACGAATTGTAGAGCACTTGCTTGTGCCCCGGAAAACATCGCAGTTGCTGAACTAGCACTACGCATCTTAAACCTTCACAATGATGCGTGCAAATCAAACTTGGAAAAGAACAAGTCAGGTTGTTCGTTAGGGGACTTTCTCTTGTTTGGGAATGTGAATGGATTGGAGTTATGTGATGATCTTGGAATGATTTATGTGGATCATCGCGTGGATAGTCTTGTGGAGTCTTTTTCTCCATTAACTGGTTGGAAGAAACATTTCAATTCCATGGTGGATTTCCTTGAAGATTGTGTATCACAGTATCATTTGCTTTTGGAGAATGAAATAATTACAGAGGTTCAAGTAATGGAGAAAATTGAAACTAATTCTGAAGTCCACGTGTCATTTCTCAAGTCTGCAAAAGACCGATTCAGAGCTTTGGTGGTACCACTCAAAAGAAGCATCAGAATATTATGCACCCATCTCCCTAAAAGACTTATTTTGCTGGACAATTTCGAAAAGATGGTTACTCTCCGTGGTTTGCTTGAATGTTTTGAAATTTTGCTATCCCAAAGTCAGGTGGCtgacaaggaattagaggaactctttgcacaacAAGAAAATTATTGCAGCCACATTAGGCAAGATGAGGATTGAAACCGTACAGGCTCTAAGATGTGTCAGTCGTTCTCTTGGTGGTCGCCTTCCAACTTCAACCAACAGAAGTTTCTTAACAGAGTTCTGTTTGAAAAATTCATCCCTCATTTTTTCCACAGTGTCAAGTTCATATAATCTGCATGATGTAGACCTGGGACCACTGGATTTGGTGGTAATTGATGAAGCTGCTCGGTTGAAAGAGTGTGAATAAGTGATTCCCATGCAGCTTAAAGCTATACAACACGCTGTCCTAATTGGCGATGAGTGCCATCCACAAGCTAGGGTCAAAATTAAGGGAAGTATAAGTAGTATAGCATCAATTTTTCTCTTTGAAATCATGTTTTCGATCTTAATATTTTTCAATGTGTTGTAATCTTAGGTGCCGTATGAAGCTGGCTTAGGAAGAAGTCTATTTGAAAGGTTGGGTTTCTTTGGGCATTCGGAGGACCTTCTCAACATGCAGTACAGAATGCATCCTGAAATAAGCTCTTTCCCAAATCGCAAATTTTTTAAAGACCAGATTATAGATGCTCCAAGTGTTCTttgaaaattctcaacataattATCTACCTGGACCTGTGTTTGGTCCCTATTCATTCATAAATATTTCTAATGGGAGGGAGGAGGCAGATGAAGCTGGGAATGGTACAAAAAATATGGTTGAGGTTGCA
The nucleotide sequence above comes from Papaver somniferum cultivar HN1 chromosome 8, ASM357369v1, whole genome shotgun sequence. Encoded proteins:
- the LOC113302622 gene encoding uncharacterized protein LOC113302622 — protein: MASTSGTKEVHDEPPPSSSGTAAVKDLMEHVFTWSIDDILNDDLYKYKVEMIPKRFESVQHYLGTYTIPLLEETRMEISSQMEFMSGVPHAEVTSVEESKLHEGSFLYCIKVQNWRNRHGGYGKKPYNPKPSDLFILGNTVPEVASDLQRFGSSWSLASVVEDVKESDSIGHEDTLICFQVKTSKPLTIEMKGGRRKSLFVVFLVTWQQTLEHGRRYICFET
- the LOC113304171 gene encoding uncharacterized protein LOC113304171, with product MLSTGFGFTLWPQVKENCCLCSAQVDMIWTGKVDSQLLLDLNESQRAAVLGTISAVQCKHRSSVKLVWGPPGTGKTKTISILLYSLLSTNCRALACAPENIAVAELALRILNLHNDACKSNLEKNKSGCSLGDFLLFGNVNGLELCDDLGMIYVDHRVDSLVESFSPLTGWKKHFNSMVDFLEDCVSQYHLLLENEIITEVQVPYEAGLGRSLFERLGFFGHSEDLLNMQEEADEAGNGTKNMVEVAVVVAILQNLYKAWEGSTRCLTIGIISPYAAQIAEIENKVGQKYGKLKDFKVKVISADGFDGGEEDVMIISTVGSHHSCGSDGFLSNPLRANVALSFFF